ACATCGCTCGCCGGGTGGGCATCACCCGCCCCTCGCTCCTCTACCACTTCGAGACCAAGGAGCGGCTCTACTCCGAGGTGGTCCGCCGCGCGGCGGTGCGCCTGCGGGTGGTGATGGAGGAGGCCATCGACGAGGGGGGCACCTTCGAGGAGCTCCTCGACCGCCTCTTCGAGCGCTACGTGCACTTCCTGGAGACCCACCCCGACCTCGCCCGGGTCCTCCTGCGCGAGGTGCTCGAGGGTCGAGCCTCGCGCACCCAGCTCCTCTCCCGGGAGATCGTCCCGCTCCTCGACTGGGTCTCCGGCGTCCTGGAGGTGCGGGGCGAGGAGATCATCCCCCCGGATCTTCCGGTGCGCGCCGCCGTCCTCCAGGTCTGCACCGCCGCCCTCGTCCAGGCCACCTCCGGAAGCTTCCGTGAGGAGGTCTGGGGTACCTCCGAT
This DNA window, taken from Deltaproteobacteria bacterium, encodes the following:
- a CDS encoding TetR/AcrR family transcriptional regulator, whose protein sequence is MARPRLDPDGPSTSERLLGAAEKAFARFGFVETRLEDIARRVGITRPSLLYHFETKERLYSEVVRRAAVRLRVVMEEAIDEGGTFEELLDRLFERYVHFLETHPDLARVLLREVLEGRASRTQLLSREIVPLLDWVSGVLEVRGEEIIPPDLPVRAAVLQVCTAALVQATSGSFREEVWGTSDHSGQLARILFLGP